Proteins encoded in a region of the Vicia villosa cultivar HV-30 ecotype Madison, WI linkage group LG5, Vvil1.0, whole genome shotgun sequence genome:
- the LOC131604299 gene encoding protein FAR1-RELATED SEQUENCE 5-like produces the protein MTTISIGSLESNKDDEPTLDTSQDAHIPESVETNHEVLYCDEEIKPKVGQIFDSLEDGEFFYKRYAHSVGFSVRCSSENKNKDGVIRWKYFVCSKEGYKPNVSKENEVSELGVKVKRRSLTREGCDAKVAFKLLEGGKYELTRFQESHTHALASPKKRQFLRSARKVNNIHKSIMFANSRANIGPSKTYHLLKEQLGGYENIGCTQRDLQNSFRDLKTLIKDSDAYVFIDNFKRKQEVNPSFYFAYEVDVEDRLKHVFWADGICRKNYFLFGDVMSFNTTYETNKYSMIFAPFTGVNHHRQSVTFGAAFLANEKADSFIWLFEKFLEAMGGNKPNLIITDQDPAMKIAIEKVFDSSAHRFCMWHIMKKVSEKVGVSLNSNEEFNNKFKSCVWGSDTSENFEASWKSIMIEFGLQKNEWLSHMYNIRNMWIPAYFRDIFLAGVLRTTSRSESENSFYGNFLNPTIGLVEFWMRFESAIEAQRHKELLADNTSLHSLPILKLDRGLERHGRDIYTRENFYIFQNELWIGCIDCGVENINQNDGVDVLHIIDNSVTNGKVDEVVYNVSDYSSTCSCNMFQSQGIPCRHILCVLRGKGLNEIPNKYILNRWTKMATNKSVFNVDGKDLEGLSETKNERQLISEVWDHLYMCMHMAGQCKEKLLLITNGFANIKKQLSEFEDDSLPTKTNELESFIGFDLSKEVKIHPPQISKTKGSGKRIKGGKEKAIEQQQKRSRLCKACGQYASHDTRNCPSKSSP, from the exons ATGACTACAATTTCAATCGGCAG TTTGGAGTCGAACAAAGATGATGAACCGACACTTGATACTTCACAAGATGCTCATATACCTGAATCAGTTGAG acAAATCATGAGGTTCTATATTGTGATGAAGAAATAAAGCCTAAGGTTGGACAAATTTTTGATTCACTCGAAGATGGTGAATTTTTTTACAAAAGATATGCACATAGTGTTGGTTTTAGTGTGCGTTGTTCAtcggaaaataaaaataaagatggtGTCATACGTTGGAAGTACTTTGTTTGCTCTAAAGAGGGTTACAAACCAAATGTATCAAAAGAGAACGAAGTGAGTGAATTGGGAGTTAAAGTCAAGAGGAGGAGTCTTACTAGAGAAGGATGTGATGCAAAAGTTGCTTTCAAGTTGTTAGAGGGAGGAAAATATGAGCTAACTCGATTTCAAGAGAGTCATACACATGCACTTGCCTCACCTAAAAAGAGACAATTTCTTAGATCTGCAAGAAAAGTGAATAATATTCATAAGAGTATAATGTTTGCAAATAGTAGAGCAAATATTGGTCCTTCAAAAACATACCATTTGTTGAAGGAACAACTAGGTGGTTATGAAAATATTGGGTGCACACAGAGAGATCTACAAAATTCGTTTAGAGATTTAAAGACCTTAAtcaaagattcagatgcatatgtCTTCATTGATAACTTTAAAAGGAAGCAAGAAGTGAATCCCTCGTTTTATTTTGCATACGAGGTTGATGTTGAAGATCGACTGAAACACGTTTTCTGGGCAGATGGAATTTGTAGAAAAAATTACTTCTTATTTGGAGATGTAATGTCGTTCAACACTACAtatgaaacaaataaatattCCATGATATTTGCACCATTTACTGGAGTGAACCATCATAGACAGTCTGTTACTTTTGGAGCTGCCTTCTTAGCAAATGAGAAAGCTGATTCATTCATTTGGTTATTTGAAAAGTTTTTGGAAGCTATGGGGGGGAATAAACCAAATCTTATAATAACAGATCAAGACCCTGCCATGAAAATTGCAATTGAGAAGGTCTTTGATTCTTCTGCACATAGGTTTTGTATGTGGCACATCATGAAAAAAGTTTCTGAAAAGGTGGGTGTTTCCTTGAATTCTAATGAGGAGTTCAATAATAAATTTAAGTCATGTGTTTGGGGATCAGACACTTCTGAAAATTTTGAAGCATCATGGAAATCCATCATGATTGAGTTTGgattgcaaaagaatgaatggttgTCACACATGTATAATATTCGAAATATGTGGATCCCGGCTTACTTCAGAGATATATTTTTGGCTGGCGTATTGAGAACAACCTCAAGATCAGAGAGTGAAAATTCCTTCTATGGTAACTTTTTAAATCCTACTATTGGCTTGGTAGAGTTTTGGATGAGATTTGAGTCTGCTATAGAAGCTCAAAGGCATAAAGAGTTACTTGCTGATAATACTTCACTTCATTCTTTACCAATACTAAAATTAGACCGTGGATTAGAGAGGCATGGTAGGGATATTTACACTCGTGAAaacttttatatatttcaaaatgaattatggattggatgTATAGACTGCGGAGTagaaaatataaatcaaaatgaTGGTGTGGATGTTTTACACATAATTGATAATAGTGTGACAAATGGTAAAGTAGACGAGGTGGTTTATAATGTTTCTGATTATAGCTCGACTTGTTCGTGCAATATGTTTCAATCACAAGGCATACCATGTAGACACATACTCTGTGTTTTAAGAGGAAAAGGTTTAAATGAAATACCGAACAAGTATATTCTAAATAGATGGACCAAAATGGCGACCAACAAGTCTGTTTTTAATGTTGATGGAAAGGACTTAGAAGGTTTGTCCGAAACAAAAAATGAGAGACAACTCATTTCAGAGGTATGGGATCATTTATATATGTGCATGCATATGGCTGGGCAGTGTAAGGAGAAGTTGCTTCTTATAACAAATGGATTTGCTaacattaaaaaacaattatctgaatttgaagatgattCTTTACCCACCAAAACAAATGAGCTAGAGTCTTTTATTGGTTTTGATCTTTCTAAAGAAGTGAAAATTCATCCCCCACAAATTTCAAAGACAAAAGGAAGTGGTAAACGAATTAAAGGAGGAAAAGAGAAGGCTATTGAACAACAACAGAAAAGATCCAGACTTTGTAAAGCATGTGGCCAATATGCATCTCATGACACTCGTAATTGTCCATCGAAATCATCTCCTTAA